From Shewanella yunxiaonensis, the proteins below share one genomic window:
- a CDS encoding ANTAR domain-containing protein — MLSPVDFEVAMTARELVHAVASGPKKARTLTVDEARSMIHLWTQGEMDDLQLGAVLMIMRHRGETAAEVAGAAMGLRDLSVFANVPELAATLDWPCYAGKREQFPWLLFAALRLGKKQQRILLHGDELASPKRNHVAAFVKQVGIPTAIDANGAAKALDSKGVVYMALDSMLPLWPRVRELHRTLGLRSLLTQAVRFFNPANCQYGVRSYFHHGLDQHYLAVLNAMATSCHKQDLVIFRGHQGEAEINPRIENQLLFWRDGVVTSEVLPVCAPEGTQAQLQQLGTDEDVLARFANVARPGAADSSLQAATVNATLAVMLRLLQQDNSVAAALTRANNSKLQANHAISTLCRMLVKQGGHNEDEAFQLLRKKSMHSGISMDKLARQLLQHVAVA; from the coding sequence ATGCTATCGCCGGTTGACTTTGAAGTTGCGATGACTGCGCGCGAGCTGGTGCATGCGGTGGCATCGGGGCCGAAAAAAGCGCGTACGCTGACGGTCGATGAGGCTCGTTCGATGATCCACTTGTGGACCCAGGGCGAAATGGATGATCTGCAATTGGGTGCAGTGCTGATGATCATGCGTCATCGTGGTGAAACTGCAGCAGAAGTTGCCGGTGCAGCGATGGGACTCCGGGATCTTAGTGTGTTTGCCAACGTGCCTGAACTCGCCGCCACGCTGGATTGGCCGTGTTATGCCGGTAAACGTGAACAATTTCCTTGGTTACTGTTTGCCGCGCTGCGGTTGGGTAAAAAACAACAACGCATTCTATTGCATGGCGATGAGTTAGCGTCGCCAAAGCGTAATCATGTCGCGGCATTCGTCAAGCAAGTGGGCATTCCTACGGCCATTGATGCTAACGGCGCAGCCAAAGCGCTCGACAGCAAAGGCGTGGTGTATATGGCGCTTGATAGCATGCTGCCGCTCTGGCCTCGGGTAAGGGAACTGCATCGCACACTGGGACTGCGCAGTCTGCTGACACAAGCCGTCCGCTTTTTTAATCCAGCCAACTGCCAATATGGGGTCAGAAGCTATTTTCATCATGGCTTAGATCAACATTATCTGGCGGTGCTCAATGCGATGGCGACGAGTTGCCATAAGCAAGACCTGGTGATTTTTCGTGGGCACCAAGGTGAAGCCGAAATCAATCCGCGGATAGAGAATCAACTGTTGTTTTGGCGTGATGGGGTAGTGACCAGCGAAGTATTACCTGTGTGCGCACCTGAAGGTACACAAGCGCAATTGCAACAACTAGGAACCGATGAAGACGTATTGGCGCGTTTTGCTAATGTGGCGCGTCCTGGGGCAGCAGATAGCAGTCTGCAAGCCGCAACAGTCAATGCCACGCTGGCGGTGATGCTGCGATTGCTGCAACAGGACAACAGTGTTGCTGCAGCGTTAACGCGCGCAAATAACAGTAAATTACAAGCGAATCATGCGATTAGCACGTTATGTCGTATGTTGGTCAAGCAAGGGGGTCACAACGAAGATGAAGCCTTTCAGCTGCTTCGGAAAAAATCGATGCATAGTGGCATCAGCATGGACAAATTAGCAAGACAGTTATTGCAGCACGTCGCGGTAGCTTAA
- the nirB gene encoding nitrite reductase large subunit NirB yields MSNTKPKLVIVGNGMVGHSFVEQLCEQRLQQQLEVLVIGAEKRVAYDRVQLSSYFNGAALDDLAMTTAEQYAEWGVSLKLGVAVVGIDSDAKQLLLADGSRENYDKLVLATGSYGFVPPINGRERDGCMVYRTTDDLLAIEAAAKNAKTGVVIGGGLLGLEAANALKLLGLKTHVVEFAPQLMPVQLDAKAGALLQDKIAALGVEIHTSKVTQEIVDGETGRLRLKFADGELLDTDMLVFSAGIRPYDNLAETCALEKGARGGYAVDNFCQTTVADVYAIGECASWQDRIFGLVAPGYQMAKIALGHIAHSLDIAEQHSGDFLGADMSTKLKLMGVDVAAIGNSRGSDDTRFVELMDEPAGIYKKLWLNDAGNVITGALLVGDTSDYGTLLNLYLSGHKIEGSAAALLLSGDAPALPKSNNDLICSCHQVSRGSILNAVADGAASLGDIKRCTKAASGCGGCSASVQKVINEGLAAQGVEVSKALCSHFEYSRQELFHLCQVEGIKDFATLLAKYGKSHVHGVGCNTCQPAAASIFASLYNGHVLSESRDQLQDTNDAFLGNLQKDGTYSVVPRIAGGEITPDKLIAIGEVAKRYDLYTKITGGQRIDLFGAQLSDLPEIWESLIDAGFETGHAYGKSLRTVKSCVGNTWCRYGVQNSVGMAIELENRYKGLRSPHKLKMAVSGCTRECAEAQGKDIGVIATDKGWNLYICGNGGMKPRHADLFASDLNDAELVDLIDKVLMFYVRTADKLQRTSVWLESLDGGLDYLKQVILEDSLGIGDELLSQMQTVVDNYQCEWKTSVETPELRARFSEFINPQAAPECAVLQYQRVRGQRIPVINVAPATEEETL; encoded by the coding sequence ATGTCAAACACAAAACCAAAACTGGTCATAGTCGGCAATGGGATGGTTGGTCACAGCTTCGTTGAACAGTTGTGTGAACAACGCCTGCAACAACAGCTAGAGGTGTTGGTGATCGGCGCAGAAAAACGTGTGGCGTATGATCGCGTGCAGTTGTCATCTTATTTTAATGGTGCCGCACTAGATGATTTAGCGATGACTACCGCTGAGCAATATGCCGAATGGGGCGTGAGCTTAAAACTTGGTGTAGCGGTTGTTGGTATCGACAGTGACGCTAAACAGCTACTGCTTGCTGACGGCAGTCGTGAAAACTACGACAAGCTGGTACTAGCGACTGGCTCCTACGGTTTTGTCCCGCCGATTAATGGCCGCGAGCGCGATGGCTGCATGGTGTATCGCACTACTGATGACTTACTGGCGATTGAAGCCGCTGCAAAAAATGCCAAAACTGGCGTGGTCATTGGTGGTGGCTTGCTCGGCTTGGAAGCGGCTAATGCGCTGAAACTGCTCGGTTTGAAAACCCATGTGGTGGAATTCGCCCCGCAGTTGATGCCGGTGCAGCTCGATGCCAAAGCAGGTGCACTGTTGCAAGACAAAATCGCCGCACTTGGCGTGGAAATCCATACCAGCAAAGTCACGCAAGAGATTGTCGACGGTGAAACGGGGCGTCTGCGCCTCAAGTTTGCTGACGGTGAACTGCTCGACACCGACATGTTGGTATTCTCAGCCGGTATTCGTCCCTACGACAATCTGGCTGAAACCTGTGCGCTGGAGAAAGGTGCTCGCGGCGGTTACGCCGTCGATAACTTCTGCCAAACTACTGTTGCTGATGTTTACGCCATCGGCGAATGCGCCAGTTGGCAAGATCGTATCTTTGGCTTAGTCGCGCCTGGCTACCAAATGGCGAAAATCGCCTTGGGGCACATCGCTCATTCCCTTGACATCGCCGAGCAACACAGCGGTGACTTCTTAGGTGCCGATATGAGCACCAAGCTCAAATTGATGGGCGTGGATGTGGCCGCCATTGGTAACAGCCGTGGTAGCGACGACACCCGTTTTGTTGAACTGATGGATGAGCCTGCGGGCATCTACAAAAAGCTGTGGCTCAATGATGCAGGTAACGTGATCACCGGCGCGCTGCTGGTGGGCGATACCAGTGATTACGGCACGCTGCTGAACCTCTATCTCAGCGGCCACAAGATTGAAGGTAGCGCAGCCGCCTTGTTGCTGTCTGGTGATGCGCCAGCCTTGCCAAAATCCAATAACGATTTGATCTGCTCCTGCCATCAGGTGAGCCGTGGCAGCATTCTCAATGCCGTGGCTGATGGTGCGGCGTCGCTTGGCGATATCAAGCGTTGTACCAAAGCGGCGTCTGGCTGCGGCGGTTGCTCTGCCAGTGTGCAGAAGGTGATCAACGAAGGCTTAGCGGCGCAAGGTGTTGAAGTGAGCAAAGCGCTGTGCAGCCACTTCGAGTACAGCCGTCAGGAGCTGTTCCACCTGTGCCAAGTGGAAGGCATTAAAGACTTCGCCACCTTGCTGGCCAAATACGGTAAATCGCATGTTCACGGTGTGGGTTGTAACACCTGTCAGCCTGCCGCTGCGTCAATTTTTGCCTCGCTCTACAACGGTCATGTGTTGTCAGAGAGCCGTGATCAACTGCAAGACACCAACGATGCCTTCCTCGGCAATCTACAAAAAGATGGTACTTACTCGGTGGTACCGCGGATTGCCGGTGGCGAAATCACCCCCGACAAACTGATTGCTATCGGTGAAGTCGCCAAACGTTACGACCTCTACACCAAAATCACTGGCGGTCAACGCATCGACCTGTTTGGTGCACAACTATCTGACTTACCTGAAATTTGGGAAAGCCTGATTGACGCGGGCTTTGAAACTGGCCACGCCTACGGTAAATCGCTGCGCACCGTGAAATCTTGTGTCGGCAATACCTGGTGTCGCTACGGCGTACAAAATTCAGTCGGCATGGCGATTGAGCTGGAGAATCGCTACAAGGGCTTGCGCTCACCTCACAAATTGAAGATGGCCGTTTCCGGCTGTACCCGCGAATGCGCTGAAGCGCAGGGCAAAGATATCGGCGTAATCGCCACCGACAAAGGCTGGAACCTCTATATTTGCGGCAACGGCGGCATGAAACCGCGCCATGCAGATCTATTTGCCAGTGATTTGAACGATGCCGAGCTGGTGGATCTGATCGACAAAGTGTTGATGTTCTATGTCCGCACCGCCGACAAACTGCAACGTACTTCGGTATGGCTTGAAAGCCTGGACGGCGGTCTTGATTACCTCAAACAAGTGATTTTAGAAGACTCGCTCGGCATCGGTGATGAGCTGTTAAGTCAGATGCAAACCGTGGTCGACAACTACCAATGCGAGTGGAAAACCAGTGTTGAAACCCCTGAATTACGTGCGCGCTTCAGTGAGTTCATCAATCCGCAGGCTGCGCCAGAGTGCGCTGTTTTGCAGTACCAACGGGTGCGGGGCCAACGCATTCCCGTCATCAATGTAGCACCAGCAACTGAGGAGGAAACCCTATGA
- the nirD gene encoding nitrite reductase small subunit NirD: MSWEKVCDPSALPVGKGIAAWVAGRAVAIFNLGQQGVYALDNRDPASGVSLLARGQICELAGELYVCSPLYKQHYRLTTGECLEEPQLKATKVDIRIDETGVWLAGA; encoded by the coding sequence ATGAGCTGGGAAAAAGTGTGTGATCCCTCCGCATTGCCAGTAGGGAAGGGTATCGCCGCCTGGGTAGCTGGGCGTGCTGTGGCGATTTTTAATCTGGGACAACAAGGCGTGTATGCGCTGGATAACCGTGATCCGGCCAGTGGCGTTAGCCTGCTGGCGCGCGGCCAGATCTGTGAATTAGCCGGTGAGTTATACGTCTGTTCACCGCTGTACAAGCAACATTACCGTCTCACCACGGGTGAGTGTCTGGAAGAACCACAGCTGAAGGCAACAAAAGTGGATATTCGTATTGATGAGACCGGCGTTTGGCTGGCGGGAGCATAA
- a CDS encoding NarK family nitrate/nitrite MFS transporter has protein sequence MSQEKFNLFSFKGKMKIMHLSWMAFFVSFVVWFNAAPLMSLISESLGLTKEQVKTLLILNVALTIPARVVIGMVTDKFGPRKVYSALLIICSAPCFMFAFADSFTQLAIARFLLGFIGAGFVVGIRMISEWFPAKELGTAEGIYGGWGNFGSAAAAFSLPVLALAIGEPYGWRAAIALTGVMSIVIGVIYYFGASDTPKGSTYFKPKKSGAMEVTSKGDFWLLLVMKVPMYATLGLLCWKLSPAGVKMLTPTMVTTVIVVLAVLLMIDFYKTWQVNRHVFEKEVPEFERYQFKQVAVLNVLYFSTFGSELAVVSMLPMFFAETFSLGLAQAGMVASSYAFMNLMSRPGGGWISDRFGRKSTLLILTAGLAAGYFTVAHIDSSWNLPLAVVAVMACSFFVQAGEGAVFAAVPLIKRRLTGQIAGMTGAYGNVGAVFFLTVYSLVSVQAFFYTIAVSALFGLGCLFLMREPKGHMAEVDENGEVTLISVG, from the coding sequence ATGAGTCAGGAAAAATTTAATCTGTTTTCTTTCAAGGGCAAGATGAAAATCATGCACTTAAGTTGGATGGCGTTCTTTGTATCGTTCGTGGTGTGGTTTAACGCCGCGCCCCTGATGAGCCTGATCAGTGAAAGTTTGGGACTGACTAAAGAACAAGTGAAAACCCTGCTGATTTTGAACGTGGCGCTGACCATTCCTGCCCGGGTGGTAATTGGCATGGTCACTGACAAATTTGGTCCTCGAAAAGTTTACTCAGCATTGCTGATCATCTGTTCGGCACCCTGTTTCATGTTCGCCTTTGCTGACAGCTTTACTCAGTTAGCGATTGCCCGTTTCTTGTTGGGTTTTATCGGTGCAGGCTTCGTGGTCGGTATTCGCATGATCAGCGAATGGTTTCCGGCCAAAGAGCTGGGTACTGCGGAAGGCATCTACGGCGGTTGGGGTAACTTCGGTTCCGCAGCGGCCGCGTTCAGCTTGCCAGTATTGGCATTAGCTATCGGAGAACCCTACGGCTGGCGTGCCGCAATTGCACTTACGGGGGTGATGAGCATTGTCATCGGTGTGATTTACTACTTTGGCGCGAGCGATACCCCGAAAGGCTCGACGTACTTTAAACCAAAGAAATCCGGTGCCATGGAAGTGACCAGCAAAGGCGATTTCTGGCTGCTGCTGGTGATGAAAGTGCCGATGTATGCCACGCTGGGGTTATTGTGTTGGAAACTGTCACCTGCTGGCGTAAAAATGCTCACACCAACAATGGTGACGACCGTGATTGTGGTGCTGGCGGTGCTGTTAATGATCGACTTCTACAAAACTTGGCAGGTAAACCGTCATGTGTTTGAAAAAGAAGTCCCCGAGTTTGAACGTTATCAGTTCAAGCAAGTGGCGGTTTTGAACGTGTTATATTTCTCGACCTTCGGTTCAGAACTGGCGGTGGTCTCTATGCTGCCAATGTTCTTCGCGGAAACCTTCAGCTTAGGTTTGGCTCAAGCGGGGATGGTGGCGTCTTCATATGCTTTTATGAACCTGATGTCGCGTCCCGGTGGTGGCTGGATCTCTGACCGTTTCGGCCGTAAATCGACGTTGTTGATCCTGACCGCAGGTCTGGCCGCAGGTTACTTCACCGTGGCTCATATTGATAGCAGCTGGAATCTGCCGTTAGCAGTGGTGGCCGTCATGGCATGCTCATTCTTCGTACAAGCCGGTGAAGGTGCCGTATTTGCGGCGGTGCCACTGATCAAACGTCGTTTGACTGGACAAATTGCCGGGATGACGGGTGCCTATGGTAATGTCGGTGCGGTATTCTTTTTGACCGTATATTCTCTGGTGTCAGTACAAGCCTTCTTCTACACCATTGCCGTGTCAGCGCTGTTTGGACTAGGTTGTCTGTTTCTGATGCGCGAACCTAAAGGCCATATGGCGGAAGTGGACGAGAATGGTGAAGTGACGCTGATAAGCGTGGGTTAA